In the Candidatus Dormiibacterota bacterium genome, one interval contains:
- a CDS encoding DEAD/DEAH box helicase, translated as MPTVLDLFSPAARAWFAGAFPAPTEVQEGGWRAVAAGQHTLMSAPTGSGKTLAAFFWCIDRLATEPVPAEAERCRVLYVSPLKALTVDIERNLQAPLRGIGLQAERLGLKLSPLNIAIRTGDTPPRERRQIERHPPDILITTPESLFLLLTSAARQILPSIRWVIVDEIHSMADTKRGAHLALSLERLAALTKTEPQRIGLSATQRPLSETARFLGGTNREVTIVDAGRVKPMEITVEVPVDDMADLERGTETYSGPAAVIGAEQEGPRRSIWPAIHPRILELVREHRSTIIFVNSRRLAERLAAAINELAGEELVRAHHGSIAKEQRLLVEDALKAGRLPGLVATSSLELGIDMGAVDLVLQVEAPPSVAAGIQRVGRAGHSVGEISRGVIIPKFRGDLLESAA; from the coding sequence ATGCCCACTGTCCTGGACCTGTTTTCGCCTGCGGCGCGGGCCTGGTTCGCGGGCGCCTTCCCGGCGCCAACCGAAGTCCAGGAAGGCGGCTGGCGGGCTGTCGCCGCCGGGCAGCACACCCTGATGTCGGCACCCACTGGCAGTGGGAAGACGCTTGCCGCCTTCTTCTGGTGCATCGACCGGCTCGCGACGGAGCCGGTGCCGGCCGAGGCCGAGCGGTGTCGGGTGCTCTATGTGTCCCCGCTCAAGGCCCTGACGGTTGATATCGAGCGGAACCTCCAGGCCCCCCTTCGTGGCATCGGGCTGCAGGCCGAGCGCCTGGGTCTCAAGCTATCGCCGCTCAATATCGCGATCCGCACCGGCGACACGCCGCCGCGCGAGCGCCGGCAGATCGAGCGCCATCCGCCGGACATTCTCATCACCACCCCGGAGTCCCTGTTCCTCCTGCTGACGAGCGCGGCCCGTCAGATCCTGCCGAGCATCCGGTGGGTGATTGTCGACGAGATCCACTCGATGGCCGACACAAAGCGCGGGGCGCACCTCGCGCTGAGCCTGGAACGGTTGGCGGCGCTGACGAAGACCGAGCCGCAACGCATCGGGCTCTCGGCAACCCAGCGCCCGCTGTCGGAAACGGCGCGCTTCCTCGGCGGCACCAACCGCGAGGTGACCATCGTCGATGCCGGTCGCGTCAAGCCGATGGAAATCACGGTCGAGGTCCCCGTCGACGATATGGCGGACCTCGAGCGGGGAACTGAAACGTACAGTGGGCCCGCAGCCGTGATTGGGGCTGAGCAGGAAGGACCGCGCCGCAGCATCTGGCCGGCGATCCATCCCCGCATTCTCGAGTTGGTTCGCGAGCACCGCTCGACCATCATCTTCGTGAATTCCCGCCGCCTGGCGGAGCGGCTGGCCGCGGCGATCAACGAGCTGGCAGGCGAGGAACTGGTCCGTGCCCATCACGGATCGATCGCCAAGGAGCAGCGCCTCCTTGTAGAGGATGCGCTCAAGGCCGGCCGGCTACCCGGACTCGTCGCGACCTCCAGCCTCGAGCTGGGCATCGACATGGGCGCCGTCGACCTCGTGCTGCAGGTCGAGGCTCCGCCGAGCGTTGCGGCCGGCATCCAACGCGTTGGCCGCGCCGGTCATTCCGTGGGCGAGATATCGCGCGGCGTCATCATCCCGAAGTTCCGCGGCGACCTCCTCGAGTCGGCAGCG
- a CDS encoding 2-dehydropantoate 2-reductase — MPETVVVYGAGAIGSLVGARLHDAGVGVQLIGREAQVNAIRAKGLLVKALEGSHVVQLPATTTLEGAADIILLTVKSQDVQDACRVIAQKNSNATVVTMQNGVRSDREAADILGRSRVVGCVLNISATYLEPGVVEQNTREFFQVGAPFPEAAARVDPVVALLSPAMRVEIVPDIARARWTKLMANLNNAIMAITGLPIGKALRHPGLARLSIATIREGVRTAQLGGFGLDQSRRARTFRLMSTLPMSLSYRISRKRLAGNFPPDSTYGPSTLQSIQRGSSSELDYLNGEIVTLGKQIGRLTPYNTGLLEQGRAVFATGRHLSPEELLQHFRF, encoded by the coding sequence ATGCCTGAAACGGTTGTCGTCTACGGCGCCGGCGCGATCGGGAGTTTGGTAGGAGCACGACTCCACGATGCTGGCGTCGGTGTCCAGCTGATCGGACGCGAGGCTCAGGTCAACGCGATCCGCGCGAAAGGGCTTTTGGTCAAAGCGCTTGAGGGGTCGCACGTCGTCCAACTGCCTGCCACGACGACGCTGGAGGGGGCAGCCGACATCATTCTGCTCACGGTCAAGTCTCAAGATGTTCAGGACGCCTGCCGGGTCATTGCCCAGAAGAATTCGAATGCCACTGTCGTCACGATGCAGAATGGCGTCCGGTCGGACCGCGAGGCGGCCGACATCCTTGGACGTAGTCGGGTGGTGGGTTGCGTCCTCAATATCAGTGCGACATATCTCGAACCGGGCGTGGTCGAGCAGAACACCCGCGAGTTCTTTCAGGTGGGAGCGCCCTTTCCCGAGGCCGCCGCGCGGGTCGACCCGGTGGTGGCGCTGCTCAGCCCTGCTATGAGGGTTGAGATCGTCCCGGATATCGCCCGCGCCCGTTGGACCAAGCTGATGGCCAACTTGAACAACGCGATCATGGCGATTACCGGGTTGCCGATCGGAAAAGCGCTTCGCCATCCAGGGCTCGCCCGGCTCTCGATCGCGACGATTCGCGAAGGTGTCAGAACGGCGCAGCTTGGTGGGTTCGGTCTCGACCAGAGCCGCCGGGCCCGGACCTTTCGGCTGATGTCGACGCTTCCCATGTCCCTCAGCTACCGCATCTCCCGCAAGCGGCTCGCTGGCAATTTCCCACCCGACAGCACCTATGGCCCGTCAACCCTGCAGAGCATTCAGCGTGGTTCGAGTAGCGAGCTCGATTACCTGAACGGCGAGATCGTCACTCTCGGCAAACAGATTGGCCGCCTGACGCCATACAACACCGGATTGCTGGAGCAAGGCCGGGCGGTTTTCGCCACCGGGCGCCACCTGAGCCCAGAGGAGCTGCTACAGCACTTCAGGTTTTGA